The following are encoded together in the Drosophila takahashii strain IR98-3 E-12201 chromosome X, DtakHiC1v2, whole genome shotgun sequence genome:
- the LOC138913882 gene encoding uncharacterized protein, whose translation MDDINFNEYSVVQLKRWLFALGMPTQGLKAELMARLARVPLEERGQAPREDADQGLGEDQPGNESSREDQDDASAQELQGAEGGERDNALEQHELLAIIRQLQAEVGAHRNLLRQAQTRGAAQQQQQQAVGVGGNSGVSNILPQSHVHAAIGNPASLIVPPTSNDNASGGSTASLNVSPALLGNASGGNTNSMAVFESADNNNAVFNADRATNRAASATSLSFAKEAAIDFDENMCARNWVEHLKNIGQIYVLADDCLRMLFITKLKGKAQRWLHANPTRMLDPFERLCEQLIMAFGQVSSKSEQRRKFEQRKWQQTERFAMYFEEKMMLAQPINLDTDELLEQIIEGVPSANLRDQARIQRFANPEQMQQAFANICLPQIEEINAPKKSSMEAPGNNDLRCRNCNSKGHFAKDCRKPKRAPGSCFACGEMGHFVGQCPQRKSASDNNNYNVS comes from the exons ATGGACGACATAAACTTTAACGAGTACTCGGTGGTTCAATTAAAAAGATGGCTTTTCGCGTTAGGCATGCCGACTCAAGGCCTTAAGGCCGAGTTGATGGCTCGCCTTGCGCGTGTCCCTCTTGAAGAGCGCGGCCAAGCACCGCGTGAGGACGCCGACCAGGGTCTCGGAGAGGATCAACCCGGTAACGAGAGCTCTCGAGAGGATCAGGACGACGCCTCCGCCCAAGAACTTCAGGGCGCCGAGGGCGGCGAGCGGGACAACGCTCTCGAGCAGCATGAGCTTCTTGCTATCATCAGGCAGCTGCAGGCAGAAGTTGGTGCGCATCGCAATTTATTACGGCAGGCGCAGACACGTGGCGccgcacaacagcaacaacaacaagcagTTGGCGTCGGTGGCAACTCCGGAGTCTCGAACATTCTGCCGCAGTCGCATGTGCACGCTGCGATTGGCAACCCTGCCAGTCTGATCGTGCCACCGACTTCAAACGACAACGCATCTGGTGGCAGCACTGCAAGCTTGAACGTTTCGCCAGCCCTGCTAGGCAATGCATCGGGTGGCAACACCAACAGTATGGCAGTATTCGAATCAgcagacaacaacaacgccgtTTTCAACGCCGACAGAGCCACCAACCGGGCTGCATCAGCGACATCATTGTCTTTCGCCAAAGAAGCAGCAATAGATTTTGACGAAAACATGTGTGCTCGCAACTGGGTGGAGCACCTTAAGAATATCGGACAGATATATGTGTTGGCCGACGATTGCCTAAGGATGCTGTTCATAACCAAGCTTAAGGGAAAGGCGCAGCGCTGGCTGCATGCCAACCCCACTAGGATGCTGGATCCTTTCGAGAGGTTATGCGAGCAGCTGATTATGGCTTTCGGGCAAGTGTCTTCTAAGTCCGAGCAGCGTCGCAAGTTCGAGCAACGCAAATGGCAGCAAACCGAGCGTTTTGCCATGTACTTTGAGGAGAAGATGATGCTGGCCCAACCCATCAACCTGGACACAGATGAGCTGTTAGAGCAAATCATCGAAGGAGTGCCATCAGCAAACTTAAGGGATCAAGCACGCATTCAACGATTCGCCAATCCGGAGCAGATGCAGCAAGCCTTTGCAAATATCTGCCTCCCACAGATAGAAGAAATCAACGCACCGAAGAAGTCATCAATGGAGGCCCCTGGGAACAACGATTTGCGCTGCAGGAACTGCAACTCCAAGGGCCATTTCGCAAAGGATTGCCGCAAGCCGAAACGGGCTCCCGGATCCTGTTTCGCTTGCGGAGAAATGGGGCACTTCGTAGGACAATGCCCTCAGAGGAAGAGCGctagcgacaacaacaactat AATGTCTCGTAG